Genomic segment of Glutamicibacter sp. JL.03c:
GTAGGTCGCCAAGCACCACTGGTCGTCGGGAGACATCTGCCGCGGCGTGAAGATGCGGCGGCTTCCGCGTTCAAACATGGCCCGGGCCATCGGCGGCACATCCAAGGTTGCATCCGCGGAGTTCGCCAGCACCTGCTTGTCGATCAGCCGGGAAATGGCTGTTTGGGCTGCGGCGGCGGAGATGCCGGCCGCCCTCGCCAGTTCTACCAGTTTCGTGCGCGGCACCGGGGCCGGCTGGTGGCGCAGGTATAGCCCGGTAATGCTCCGGATGATCGACGTGGCGCTGCCGGTGCGTGCCTCGAAGTCGTCGAGGCTGAAGGCCGATATCGGGGTGCTAGTTGTCAATTTCGGTGCGCACCGCAAACAGCTCGGGGAAGAAGGTCAGATCCAGTGCGCGCTTGAGGAAATCAACGCCCGACGAGCCGCCGGTGCCGCGCTTGAAGCCGATGGTGCGCTGCACCACGCGCAGGTGGCGGAAGCGCCATGCTTGGAAATTATCCTCGACGTCTACCAGATCCTCGCAGGCCTGGTAGAGGCTCCACTGGGTGTCTTCCGATTCGTAGATCTCCTTGAAGACCGGAACCAGGGCTTCTTGGAAGGTCCATGGCTTGGTGACGTCGCGGGAAAGGATTTCCTCGGGGATTTCGTAGCCTCGGCGAGCCAGTGCCGCCAGGAAGACGTCATAGAGGCCGGGCTCATGCAGGAGCTTGGTCAGCAGTTCGTGGGCTTTGGGATCTGCCTCGTGGACCTTGAGCATGCCTTCGTGCTTGTTGCCCAGGATGAATTCGATGGCGCGGTACTGGAAGGACTGGAAGCCGGAAGACGAGCCGAGGAAGCCGCGGAACTGCGCGTATTCTCGCGGGGTCAGGGTAGCGAGGACCGACCACTGCTCAGTCAGGGTCTTCTGGATGTGCTTCACGCGGGCCAGGCACTTCAACGCCTTGCCGATGTCGTCCGTGCCGAGCAGCCGGCGGGCTTCGACCAGTTCGTGGAGCATGAGCTTGAGCCACAGCTCGCTGGTCTGGTGCTGGATGATGAAGAGCATTTCATCGTGATGCTCGGGCACGCTGACCGGGTGCTGTGCGGAGAGCACGCGGTCCAGATCCAGGTAGCTGCCGTAGGACATGGTGTTCCTGAAGTCGGTGCGTACGCCTTCTTCGATGTCGCGCTGGTTTTCGGTCTGTGGCTTCTGGTTGCTCATGCGCCCAGTGTATCAATATTCTTACCAACGTCACAGTAATGAAAATTGGTCTCGGGAATACCTGTGCCGGTCGTTGTGTTGATACATGCATACGCATATAAATCATGAAAGGCGGCAGCAATGAGCAAGTCGATAGTGGTCATCAGCGGCGGACTGGGCTCGCCTTCGAGCTCCTCCATGCTCGGGCACCAAATTGGCCAGAATATCGCAGCGAAACTGTCCTCGACAGGCGTCCAGGCAGATGTCAGCAACATCGAATTGCGCGAGCACGCCAGTGAAATCACCAACAACATGCTCACCGGCTTTGCCGCGCCCAGCCTCCAGCACGTGATCGACGCCGTCACCAGCGCTGACGTCCTCGTGGCGGTCACCCCGGTCTTCACCGCGTCGGTATCCGGGCTGTTCAAGTCATTCCTGGACATCCTCGACCCCACATCGCTGGACGGAAAGCCGGTAGTGCTCGCCGCGACGGCGGGGACGCAGCGCCATCAGCTGGCGATCGACTATGCAATGCGGCCGATCTTCAGCTACCTGCGGGCTGACATCATGCCCACCACGGTATTCGCCGCCTCGGAGGACTTCGGCGGACAAGGGCTTGCTGGCACCTTGGCGGAGCGCGCTCGCCGGGTTGCTGAGGAAGTGATGCTCACCCTCGGTGCTTCACGCGGAAGGCTTCAGGCCGACACCGATCTGGGCGACACCCGATCGATCGCCCCGTCGGTCAGCGAAAACGCGGATCCGAACGACGAACTGACCTCGCTGCCCTTCGAGGCGCTGCTGGCGAATGTGAAGGCCGCGGGGCGCTGACGCGGGCAAAAATGTTAGTACGATGTGCCATGCACTTGGAAGCTCGGTACGATCAAGAAACGTGAGCCATCTCATTGAGCTGGTTGGTGGGGCTCACCTTGGTTTCAACTGGAGTGAAAGGTGTAGCGCCGATGCTATCCGAGGAAACAATCACGGCCATTGCCGATGAGCTGGTCCAGGCCGGCCAAACGCGTACCCCGGTACCGCGTTTGACCGCGCGCTATCCGGAAATGACTGTCGAGGACTCCTACCGCGTGCAAAACCTCTGGCGCCAGCGTTCCGAGGCGGCCGGACGAGTCCTCGTGGGGCGCAAGATCGGCTTGACCTCGCGGGCCATGCAGATGGCCACCGGAATCACCGAACCCGACTACGGAATCATTTTCGACGACATGGTCCACGACTCGGGCGCCACATTCAACTTCTCGGAATTCACCGGCGCCCGCGTCGAAATGGAACTGGCCTTCAAGCTGAACAAGGACATCGAAGGCCCGCGCGCCAACATCTTCGACGTTCTGGACGCCACCGAATACGTCATCCCGGCCCTCGAGATCCTCGACGCCCGCGTTGAAATGGAAGGGCGCACCATCGTCGACACGATCAGCGACAACGCGGCCATGGGCGCGATGGTGATCGGCGGCAACCCGGTGAAACCAGACGCCATCGACCTGCGCTGGGTTTCGGGCATCCTGTTCAAGAACCAGACCGTGGAAGAAACCGGCGTCGCTGCCGGCGTGCTGAACCACCCTGCAGCCGGTGTCTACTGGCTGGCCAATAAGATTGCTCCGCACGGCGACAAGCTCAAGGCCGGCGAATTGATTCTCGCCGGCTCCTTCACCCGGCCGATGTGGGTCAATGCCAACGACACCGTTTTTGCCGACTACGGACCGCTGGGAACTGTGACATGTCATTTCGAATAGAACCGGATCCCTCGCTCAAGGACGCGCTGGAGCAGGCCGATCATCCGCTGGCGGGAATCTGGGTATGCTCCGCCTCGCCGCTGGTCGCAGAAATCTGCGCGGGCGCCGGATTCGATTGGCTGTTCATTGACGGTGAGCATTCCCCCAACGGCCTGCAGGACATCTTGGCCCAGCTCCAAGCGGTACGCAGCTACCCGGTCGTGCCGGTGGTGCGCCCGGCAGTTAATGACCCGGTAGTCATCAAGCAGTTCCTCGACCTCGGTGTGCAGTCGCTGATTATTCCGATGGTCAATGATGCGCAGCAGGCCGCCGCTGCCGTGGCTGCCTGCCACTACCCGCCCAAGGGAGTGCGCGGGGTGGGTTCGGCCCTGGCGCGCTCGGCGAGGTGGAACCGCATCCCGGACTACCTGACGCGTGCCGATGAAACCATCACCGTGATGGTCCAGATCGAAGCCGATGAGGCAGTGCGCAACGTCCAGGCCATTGTGGAAACCGAGGGCATCGACGGCATTTTCATCGGCCCTTCGGACTTGGCTGCCTCGATGGGAGTCATCGGCCAGCAAAACCACCCGGACGTTGTCGCCGCCGTGATCACGTCGATTGATGCTGCCAAGGCGGCCGGCAAATACGCTGGAGTCAACGCCTTCGACCAGAAGACTGCGCGCCAGTACATGGAGGCCGGTGCAGACTATGTCGGGGTCGGCGCAGATGTGGCATTGCTCGCTCGCGCCACCGAGGCGCTGGCTGCGAGCTTCACCGCCGAATCCCAGGCACCAGCGCCGAAGAGCTACTGAAGCAATGGTTCTGGGCAAGCGCTCAGGGGCAGGTTGCGCGTCGAACTGCGCGGGGCGCCATCAATGGTGGCAACATTGACAATGATGAGTCGCGAAAAGAAACCCATGAAGGCCGTGATGCTGCGTCTGCGCAACGGCTGGCCGATGCCCCTGGCGTTGCAGGGCGTGTTCGAGATCCTGCAATCAGTCGTTTTTTGCCTTGCCTTGATCATGCTGCCCCTGGTCGCGGTGTACTTCAGCGGCGGGTTCCTGGAAGACTCCTTTAACATCATCTTGCAGTTCGCCGGATTCGTCTGGCTGATGATCCACGGCGTCCCCATCGAGGTGCTGAACCTGGGCCCCGAAGCCGACCCGGGGTCTGCCTCCGGGTGGCTGACACTGATCCCGCTGGGGCTTGCGCTGCTGCCCTTCCTCTTCTGCCTGCGTGCGGGGCGGCGCATCGCCCGCGCCTCGTACACCGACCAGCTGTGGCAGGGCCTGCTCGGTGCCTTCATCGCCTATGGCGGCATCGGCGCTGCGGTGGGCGCGCTGTCCAATAACAGCTATGGGCGGGTCAACATCTTGGCCGCCGCCTTCATTCCGTTGATCATCGCCGCCCTGGGCCTGATCATCGGCGCGCGACGCGAAGCAGGCTCCTGGGCCAGGCTCTTCGGTGTTGACATGGCCGCCTATATCCAGCGGATTTCACCGCACCGCCGTTGGGCCGGCTCCTATGTCTGGCACGTGGTCGTGGCAGGGTTCCTCGGCTATGTCGCGGCGGTAGGCATCAGCGGGCTGCTGCTGACCATCAACCTGGGATTGCACTGGACCGAAGTGGCCAACGTCTACCAGGAATTGAGGCCCGGTCCGATCGGCTCCGCGGCCCTGACCCTGGTGCAGCTGTCCTTGATTCCCAACGCGGTCTTCTGGGTCCTGTCATGGATCAGCGGTGGCGGATTCACCCTGGGCACCGGAAGCACGCTGTCGACCCTGGAGACCACTGTCGGGCCTTTGCCCTCGATTCCGATGCTGGCTTCGCTGCCGTCAGGGGAAATGTCCCACCAGTGGCTCTTCCTCCTGCTGCCTGTTGCCGCGGGCATCATGGCTGGCTGGTACTTCCTGCGTGGCGGCGAGAACCATCTTGAAGACTGGTTCGCCCGCCGCATCCCGTTCAACATGCTCTCCCTGGGACTGTCTACCGCGTGCCTCTCGCTGTTCACCGGCATTGTCGCCGGTGTGCTGAGCCTGATCGGTTCGTGGCTTTCCTCTGGTTCCCTGGCCATTGGCCGTCTGGTCGACATCGGACCCAACCTGTGGCTCACCGCCGGTGCGCTGGTACTGCAGGTGGGCGTCGGCACTGCGATCGGCTACCTGATCGCTCCCTTGTTCGAAACCGACCCGGTACTCGAAGGGTAGCCGGCATCAGGCCAGCGAGAGCGGCCCGTGGATCAGCTTGCGTGGGAATCCAAATCCCATAAATGATGCACAAAATCGTGCCATGCGTATTGGTTCAAAGTTTCCACAGTGAAGGCCGAGCCGTTCGAACGCAGGCCACGGCGCGAGTACGAATCCTCGTTGATGCTGGCCAATTTTTCTGCGTACTTCGATGCCGCGCCGCGAAGCTGCGCCGCAGCCTCTTCTGGTTCCAAGGCATTGTAGTTGCCAGCGTCCGCGGCCTGGTCCTGGTCCCAATTGGGGAAAGTCGGCTCATCCTGCTCCAGCATCAGATCCAGCCGGTCATTCATGATCACCAGCATGTGCGCCACATGCGTGACGTACTCCTGATCGCTCCACCTCGAGGGGTCGATCCGCACGCGGGCCTCGGGCCTGGACAGCGCGGCAACATAGCGCTCCACGCCATCGGGTAATTGGGCGATGACAGCTCCTGGAGTCACCGCGCGCACGTCGTATTCGCACTCGGGGCAAACCGAGTCCAAGACGAAGGTCCAATTCTTCTGATCTGGAACAATTTTGCTCATGTGATCATCTTGCACCGCGGATGAGGACTCTGCCACATTTGCTACCGGGGAAGGCAACAAACTGCTGCCGAATGAAAAACTGGGCCGCAGGAACCGTAGAATTGAGCCCATGCGCATCGTGGTTTTGGTTTCAGGTACCGGTTCTAATCTTCAAGCAGTCATCGACGCCGTCCAGGATGGTTCCCTGGCTAACGTGGAGATTGCCGCTGTGGGTGCCGACAAGCACGGAACCTTGGGTGTGGAGCGCTCGGCGCAAGCGGGAATCGAAACCTTCGTAGTGAACTTCAAGGACTTCGAAGACCGCGCCGACTGGAATCATGCCCTGACCGAAACATGCCTTTCGTACGCACCGGACTATGTGGTCTCCTCCGGCTTCATGCGCATTGTCGGCGAGGAATTCATCAACGCCTTCGACGGCACCTACATCAACACCCACCCGGCGTTGCTGCCGTCCTTCCCCGGAGCCCACGGCGTGCGCGATGCGCTGGCCTATGGAGTGAAGGTCACCGGCTGCACCGTGCACATTGCCGACACCGGTGTGGACACCGGCCCGATCCTGCGCCAGGAGGCAGTGGCCATCGAGGACAACGACACCGAAGCGACGCTGCACGAACGCATCAAGGTCGTCGAGCGCCGCCTGCTCATCGCCACCCTCGCAGATCTCGCGCAGGGCCAGTAGCCGAGCGCCCAGGGCCTCGCGCTGCCTGGCCCCGACTCCAAGGCCGTAAAATTGGTGGCGAGATGACTGAGCAAACACCTGCCGCCAACGAGGCGAGAACCACCGAACTGTTCACCGACGCCGAGCTGGCCTCCGCGCTGAAGGTGCTCTCGGTGGTGCACCAGCTGGATTCCGCCGATGAACGCCATATCGCCGTCCGCCGCGCCACCAGCAACATGTTCAAAGCCGCCAAGCGTTTCCGCAAGTCGCAGAAGCGTGCCGAAATCAGCGCCGCGGACCGCGCGCTCATCGAAAGCACCGCCACCGGCTCGCCCCAGCGCCTGGATGAAGAAACCCTGGGGCTGGATCTGAGCACGCCCACCGAGGGCGCCAGTGCCGGCGAATTCCGCAGGCCCCGCGGCTGCTACATCTGCAAGCAGCGCTACACCA
This window contains:
- a CDS encoding DinB family protein, whose translation is MSKIVPDQKNWTFVLDSVCPECEYDVRAVTPGAVIAQLPDGVERYVAALSRPEARVRIDPSRWSDQEYVTHVAHMLVIMNDRLDLMLEQDEPTFPNWDQDQAADAGNYNALEPEEAAAQLRGAASKYAEKLASINEDSYSRRGLRSNGSAFTVETLNQYAWHDFVHHLWDLDSHAS
- a CDS encoding aldolase/citrate lyase family protein encodes the protein MSFRIEPDPSLKDALEQADHPLAGIWVCSASPLVAEICAGAGFDWLFIDGEHSPNGLQDILAQLQAVRSYPVVPVVRPAVNDPVVIKQFLDLGVQSLIIPMVNDAQQAAAAVAACHYPPKGVRGVGSALARSARWNRIPDYLTRADETITVMVQIEADEAVRNVQAIVETEGIDGIFIGPSDLAASMGVIGQQNHPDVVAAVITSIDAAKAAGKYAGVNAFDQKTARQYMEAGADYVGVGADVALLARATEALAASFTAESQAPAPKSY
- the purN gene encoding phosphoribosylglycinamide formyltransferase; translated protein: MRIVVLVSGTGSNLQAVIDAVQDGSLANVEIAAVGADKHGTLGVERSAQAGIETFVVNFKDFEDRADWNHALTETCLSYAPDYVVSSGFMRIVGEEFINAFDGTYINTHPALLPSFPGAHGVRDALAYGVKVTGCTVHIADTGVDTGPILRQEAVAIEDNDTEATLHERIKVVERRLLIATLADLAQGQ
- the hpaH gene encoding 2-oxo-hept-4-ene-1,7-dioate hydratase translates to MLSEETITAIADELVQAGQTRTPVPRLTARYPEMTVEDSYRVQNLWRQRSEAAGRVLVGRKIGLTSRAMQMATGITEPDYGIIFDDMVHDSGATFNFSEFTGARVEMELAFKLNKDIEGPRANIFDVLDATEYVIPALEILDARVEMEGRTIVDTISDNAAMGAMVIGGNPVKPDAIDLRWVSGILFKNQTVEETGVAAGVLNHPAAGVYWLANKIAPHGDKLKAGELILAGSFTRPMWVNANDTVFADYGPLGTVTCHFE
- a CDS encoding DUF6350 family protein encodes the protein MMSREKKPMKAVMLRLRNGWPMPLALQGVFEILQSVVFCLALIMLPLVAVYFSGGFLEDSFNIILQFAGFVWLMIHGVPIEVLNLGPEADPGSASGWLTLIPLGLALLPFLFCLRAGRRIARASYTDQLWQGLLGAFIAYGGIGAAVGALSNNSYGRVNILAAAFIPLIIAALGLIIGARREAGSWARLFGVDMAAYIQRISPHRRWAGSYVWHVVVAGFLGYVAAVGISGLLLTINLGLHWTEVANVYQELRPGPIGSAALTLVQLSLIPNAVFWVLSWISGGGFTLGTGSTLSTLETTVGPLPSIPMLASLPSGEMSHQWLFLLLPVAAGIMAGWYFLRGGENHLEDWFARRIPFNMLSLGLSTACLSLFTGIVAGVLSLIGSWLSSGSLAIGRLVDIGPNLWLTAGALVLQVGVGTAIGYLIAPLFETDPVLEG
- the kynA gene encoding tryptophan 2,3-dioxygenase, which codes for MSNQKPQTENQRDIEEGVRTDFRNTMSYGSYLDLDRVLSAQHPVSVPEHHDEMLFIIQHQTSELWLKLMLHELVEARRLLGTDDIGKALKCLARVKHIQKTLTEQWSVLATLTPREYAQFRGFLGSSSGFQSFQYRAIEFILGNKHEGMLKVHEADPKAHELLTKLLHEPGLYDVFLAALARRGYEIPEEILSRDVTKPWTFQEALVPVFKEIYESEDTQWSLYQACEDLVDVEDNFQAWRFRHLRVVQRTIGFKRGTGGSSGVDFLKRALDLTFFPELFAVRTEIDN
- a CDS encoding CE1759 family FMN reductase; protein product: MSKSIVVISGGLGSPSSSSMLGHQIGQNIAAKLSSTGVQADVSNIELREHASEITNNMLTGFAAPSLQHVIDAVTSADVLVAVTPVFTASVSGLFKSFLDILDPTSLDGKPVVLAATAGTQRHQLAIDYAMRPIFSYLRADIMPTTVFAASEDFGGQGLAGTLAERARRVAEEVMLTLGASRGRLQADTDLGDTRSIAPSVSENADPNDELTSLPFEALLANVKAAGR